In the Dolichospermum flos-aquae CCAP 1403/13F genome, ATACCGCCACCAACGGCAGCTTCTAGCAGCACATAGACACCTGCTTCATTAGCAGCGGTGAATATTTCGCCACCAAATCGAGAAATTACGGCTTTATTGGCAGTAATTACGTGCTTACCATTTTTAATAGCTGCCAACATGAGTGTGCGGGCGGGTTCTAATCCCCCCATTAACTCTACAACTATATCTACGGCTGGATCATTAACAATGGCTTCTAAATCCGTAGTTATCACCTCTGATGATAATTCTACAGCTCTGGGTTTCGTGAGCGATCGCACACCCACCCGATATATTTCAATTTCCTGTAACAGCGGATGACGACCTACTTTGTCTTGCAACAATTGAACTGTCCCCGTTCCCACTGTACCTAATCCAAGTATTCCTAATTTAACAGCCACAGATTTTGCACCCACATGAAATTTACATAAAACAATTGTAGGCAGAGCCATAAGCCCTACCTACTAATTATCTGCTTTTAATTGTCTAATAACCAATGACCAATCACAAATGACCACTGACCAATAACAAATTAGTATGTTTCTACGTGCCAGCGGTGAGCTTTTTTTAGATCCTTTTGGTAATCACTCCAAACTACACCTTCTTTTGCCGCAGCAGCACTTAAAGCCGCATCAATGCCATCTTCCATACCGCGCAAACCGCAGATGTAAGTGTGGGTTTTTTCATTTTTAATCAACTGCCACAATTCATCAGCGTGTTCCGCAACTCGGTCTTGGATATACATTCTGCCACCTGCGGGATTATTTTGTTCCCGGCTGATAGCATAGGTAAGACGGAAGTTTTTGGGATATTTCTCTTGCATTGCTTCCAATTCTTCTTTATAAAGAATATTGGGAGATGTTGGCACACCAAACAGCAACCAAGAAAATCCTTTAAATTGATATTCTGGGTTAGCTTTTCTTTCTGCATCCTTAAACATCCGCCACAGGTAAGTCCGCATTGGTGCAATCCCTGTACCTGTTGCTAACATGATTACATTAGCTTCAGGATCTTCAGGTAATAACATTTCTTTACCAACAGGACCTGTGATTTTAACATCATCACCTGGTTTGATTTTAGTCAGATAGGTAGAACAAACACCATAAACTGTTTCACCTGTTTCTGGATGCTTGTACTCTAACTGACGAACACATAGGGATATTGTTTTATCATCGAGATTATCGCCGTGACGAGTAGAAGCAATGGAATAAAGTCTGAGTTTTTCAGGCTTACCATTTTTGTCTACGCCAGGAGGAATAATCCCGAT is a window encoding:
- the petH gene encoding ferredoxin--NADP reductase, encoding MYNQGAVEGAANIESGSRVFVYEVMGLRQTEETDQTNYPIRKSGSVFIRVPYNRMNQEMRRITRLGGKIVSIQPVTALEQVNGKVELVAAEITVSRDSQPVNEIVELATADIPVSTEVKAEVNANEEEHGKATPVSNTSEAKGFAKSPAKEKKGQTMTQAKAKKDAHADVPVNIYRPNAPFIGKCISNETLVKEGGIGIVQHLKFDLSAGNLRYLEGQSIGIIPPGVDKNGKPEKLRLYSIASTRHGDNLDDKTISLCVRQLEYKHPETGETVYGVCSTYLTKIKPGDDVKITGPVGKEMLLPEDPEANVIMLATGTGIAPMRTYLWRMFKDAERKANPEYQFKGFSWLLFGVPTSPNILYKEELEAMQEKYPKNFRLTYAISREQNNPAGGRMYIQDRVAEHADELWQLIKNEKTHTYICGLRGMEDGIDAALSAAAAKEGVVWSDYQKDLKKAHRWHVETY